A genomic region of Alistipes megaguti contains the following coding sequences:
- a CDS encoding glycoside hydrolase family 18, which produces MKQLFLPILAAAALTVSCSEWTDPENKDFLPQMSQSDPATLAALRDFKASEHPLMMMHIEGTPGAPNRQNQHPMSMPDSVDFLLMNHADGLHATIVGEVARVRAEKGTRTLNVVSYDAIREAWETLRDEALDAGAGEEYTEEHFASYCKAETERQLTLCEAYGLDGVVASYLGGYDASPAAPFVKAVDAWAGQHPDKLICLRGYPAYVARIEGQTLVSRCNYLIILTEDAKATVSISRKVRDQLTGEVPGDRIILEASVPALADGGEDAQVGATVQTAAEWVMDPSTSSTVKCTKLGLCVSNAQEDYFNKPTYKRIREAVAILNPAAGNANPEN; this is translated from the coding sequence ATGAAACAGCTATTTCTTCCGATCCTGGCTGCCGCGGCCCTGACGGTCTCGTGCAGCGAGTGGACGGATCCCGAAAACAAGGATTTCCTGCCTCAGATGTCGCAGAGCGATCCCGCCACGCTGGCTGCGCTGCGTGACTTCAAGGCCTCGGAACACCCCCTGATGATGATGCACATCGAGGGGACGCCGGGCGCTCCCAACCGCCAGAACCAACATCCGATGTCGATGCCCGACAGCGTGGACTTCCTGCTCATGAACCACGCCGACGGTCTCCATGCGACGATTGTCGGCGAGGTGGCCCGGGTGCGGGCCGAAAAGGGCACGCGCACGCTCAACGTCGTCTCCTACGACGCCATCCGCGAAGCCTGGGAGACGCTGCGCGACGAGGCCCTCGACGCCGGTGCCGGCGAGGAGTATACCGAAGAGCACTTCGCCTCGTACTGCAAGGCCGAGACCGAACGTCAGCTGACCCTCTGCGAGGCATACGGTCTGGACGGCGTCGTGGCCTCCTATCTGGGCGGTTACGATGCCTCGCCGGCGGCCCCCTTCGTGAAGGCCGTCGATGCCTGGGCCGGACAGCACCCCGACAAGCTGATCTGCCTGCGCGGCTATCCGGCCTATGTGGCCCGCATCGAGGGGCAGACGCTCGTCTCGCGCTGCAACTACCTGATCATCCTCACCGAGGATGCCAAGGCTACGGTCTCCATCTCGCGCAAGGTGCGCGATCAGCTCACCGGCGAGGTGCCGGGTGACCGCATCATCCTCGAGGCTTCGGTGCCGGCGCTGGCCGACGGCGGCGAGGATGCCCAGGTGGGCGCCACGGTGCAGACGGCCGCCGAGTGGGTCATGGACCCCTCGACGTCCAGCACCGTCAAGTGCACCAAGCTCGGACTCTGCGTCTCGAACGCCCAGGAGGACTATTTCAACAAACCGACCTACAAGCGGATCCGTGAGGCGGTGGCCATTTTGAATCCCGCCGCCGGCAATGCCAACCCCGAAAACTGA
- a CDS encoding DUF1735 and LamG domain-containing protein, whose protein sequence is MKKRLAFAGCLMAALALSACKGDEEAKYHFDNKVFISANSYADQIFVKRDNLDVTKNETCNLTVAMAQPEARDIRVAFTVAPELVDRYRRFYEDDSARLLPADGGYYTFSEVTATIEAGAVESAPVAFSFENLDRLPIDSRERYVLPVTISSADGMAVLESARTLYFVFSKAALINVVADMQNNCAWPEWTADTQAVKDMESFTMEALIYANSFNREISTIMGVEDLFMIRLGDNGPANQLQVAFAQKISEEDTSPARNRIPNSPDSQFDLKPFRWYHIAVTFDHGTVAVYIDGRLKVSQRAEVSASDGRTALIDKVNFAIPHSDETDGKPRCFWIGHSYRLQTDGDLFYERRFDGRMSEVRLWNRALPADEINAPNHFYKIDPASEGLVAYWKFDDNTSGKTVRDYTSNGFDLKTEREVDWQSVALPEE, encoded by the coding sequence ATGAAAAAGAGACTTGCATTCGCAGGATGCCTGATGGCCGCCCTGGCGCTGTCCGCCTGCAAGGGCGACGAGGAGGCCAAATACCACTTCGACAACAAGGTCTTCATCTCCGCAAACTCCTATGCGGATCAGATCTTCGTCAAGCGCGACAACCTCGATGTCACCAAAAACGAAACCTGTAACCTCACCGTAGCCATGGCGCAGCCTGAGGCGCGGGATATCCGGGTGGCCTTCACCGTGGCCCCCGAGCTGGTTGACCGTTACCGGAGGTTCTACGAGGACGACTCGGCCCGGCTGCTGCCCGCCGACGGCGGCTACTACACCTTCTCGGAGGTGACGGCCACGATCGAGGCCGGTGCGGTCGAGAGTGCCCCCGTCGCCTTTTCGTTCGAGAACCTCGACCGGCTGCCCATCGACAGTCGTGAGCGCTACGTGCTGCCGGTGACGATCTCCTCGGCCGACGGCATGGCCGTACTCGAGAGTGCCCGCACGCTCTATTTCGTCTTCTCGAAGGCGGCGCTGATCAACGTCGTGGCCGACATGCAGAACAACTGCGCATGGCCCGAATGGACGGCCGACACCCAGGCCGTGAAGGATATGGAGAGCTTCACGATGGAGGCGCTCATCTATGCCAACTCGTTCAATCGCGAGATCTCGACGATCATGGGTGTCGAGGATCTCTTTATGATCCGTCTGGGCGACAACGGCCCCGCCAACCAGCTGCAGGTGGCCTTCGCCCAAAAGATCTCCGAGGAGGACACCTCGCCCGCCCGCAACCGGATCCCCAACTCGCCCGACAGCCAGTTCGATCTGAAGCCCTTCCGCTGGTACCACATCGCCGTGACGTTCGATCACGGAACCGTCGCCGTCTACATCGACGGCCGCCTCAAGGTTTCGCAGCGTGCCGAGGTCTCGGCGTCGGACGGCCGTACGGCTCTCATCGACAAGGTCAACTTCGCCATCCCGCACTCGGACGAAACCGACGGCAAGCCCCGCTGCTTCTGGATCGGCCATTCGTACCGGCTGCAGACCGACGGCGACCTCTTCTACGAGCGCCGCTTCGACGGCCGCATGAGCGAAGTCCGTCTCTGGAACCGCGCCCTCCCGGCCGACGAGATCAATGCCCCGAACCACTTCTACAAGATCGACCCCGCCTCCGAAGGGCTGGTCGCCTATTGGAAGTTCGACGACAACACCTCGGGAAAAACCGTCCGCGACTACACCTCGAACGGTTTCGACCTCAAGACCGAACGCGAGGTCGACTGGCAGAGCGTCGCGCTGCCCGAAGAGTAG
- a CDS encoding BT_3987 domain-containing protein: MKKTGWMLLAALFAIASTGFVSCKDSEEVDKQNTLSVKPMSDISFKADGNEDVVLTVETDAESWSVEKSDWITTVKEGNTLKVNAQANTSESLRPGRITISAGNAQPVRINVTQDAVEEGEIVLGVAPSDPLAFEATGNQAVKLTVTTNAPDWSFTYPEAWITASREGNTLTVNALDNEGDARVGQIVVSTSEGEKSVKIAVTQKAGDGASGDVEAVTGSLSSADELKIEFPAENPQAVVKTLTFTLEKAVSNDVQVMISFDERRVEEYNFDNGTEYEVFPAEALSVANDGLMTIEKGETSASIEVTVSPSDELAYVTTYMIPLQAVAKTEGLTVKSDAAYVDLFVSKANSKKIRNICYFEVNDCNPLNALEYVLEDGQPFFDAVVLFAGNINWDASKQKVYMSANPNVQALLDNSETLLQPLRKKGIKVLLDILGNHDQAGVAGLSDYGCEQFGRELAQICYDYKLDGIGFDDEYSNYGYSTTQWFTAPSSKQAARLLYETKKAMKELCPWETWIHLYYLGYISSSLPSVTIDGVEHQPGEFVDNVCADYGGAASPVKGMDLSGCAGYSVQLNYSQTMSADRAKQLMERGYGWIMWFAFDPSGTGTVGNNRTHSLQQFRNMAQGCYGQSVLDPKNVYNKLGEGSYDPTPHPIN; this comes from the coding sequence ATGAAAAAAACAGGATGGATGCTTTTGGCGGCTCTGTTCGCCATTGCATCGACGGGATTCGTCTCGTGTAAGGATTCCGAGGAGGTCGACAAGCAGAACACGCTCAGTGTGAAGCCGATGTCCGACATCTCGTTCAAGGCTGACGGCAACGAGGACGTGGTCCTGACGGTCGAAACCGACGCCGAGTCGTGGAGCGTCGAGAAGAGCGACTGGATCACGACCGTGAAGGAGGGTAACACCCTCAAGGTCAATGCTCAGGCCAATACCTCCGAGTCGCTGCGCCCGGGGCGTATCACCATCTCGGCCGGCAATGCACAGCCCGTACGCATCAATGTGACGCAGGATGCCGTCGAGGAGGGTGAGATCGTGCTGGGTGTGGCGCCGTCCGACCCGCTGGCCTTCGAGGCTACCGGCAATCAGGCCGTGAAACTTACGGTTACGACCAACGCTCCCGACTGGTCCTTCACCTATCCCGAGGCCTGGATAACCGCCTCGAGGGAGGGCAATACGCTGACGGTCAATGCGCTCGATAACGAGGGCGACGCCCGTGTGGGACAGATCGTCGTCTCGACTTCCGAGGGGGAGAAGAGCGTGAAGATCGCCGTGACGCAGAAGGCCGGTGACGGCGCTTCGGGCGATGTCGAGGCCGTGACGGGCTCGCTCTCGTCGGCCGACGAACTGAAGATCGAATTCCCGGCCGAGAATCCGCAGGCCGTGGTCAAGACGCTGACCTTCACCCTCGAAAAGGCCGTTTCGAACGACGTTCAGGTGATGATCAGTTTCGACGAACGCCGGGTCGAGGAGTACAACTTCGACAACGGTACGGAGTATGAGGTCTTCCCGGCCGAGGCGCTGTCGGTGGCCAACGACGGCCTCATGACGATCGAGAAGGGCGAAACCTCCGCCTCGATCGAGGTGACGGTCAGCCCGAGCGACGAGCTGGCCTACGTGACCACCTACATGATTCCGCTGCAGGCCGTGGCCAAGACCGAAGGCCTGACCGTCAAGAGCGATGCCGCGTATGTCGACCTGTTCGTTTCGAAGGCCAACTCGAAGAAGATCCGCAACATCTGCTATTTCGAGGTCAACGACTGCAACCCGCTCAATGCCCTGGAGTATGTGCTCGAGGACGGTCAGCCCTTCTTCGATGCCGTGGTGCTCTTCGCCGGAAACATCAACTGGGATGCCTCGAAGCAGAAGGTCTACATGTCGGCCAACCCCAACGTTCAGGCCCTGCTCGACAACTCCGAAACGCTGCTCCAGCCCCTGCGCAAGAAGGGTATCAAGGTGCTGCTCGACATCTTGGGCAACCACGACCAGGCTGGTGTGGCCGGTCTGAGCGACTACGGTTGCGAACAGTTCGGCAGGGAGCTGGCACAGATCTGCTACGACTACAAACTCGACGGTATCGGCTTCGACGACGAGTATTCGAATTACGGCTATTCGACCACCCAGTGGTTTACCGCCCCCAGTTCGAAGCAGGCCGCACGCCTGCTCTATGAGACGAAAAAGGCCATGAAGGAGCTCTGCCCCTGGGAGACCTGGATCCACCTCTACTATCTGGGCTATATCAGCTCGAGCCTGCCTTCGGTGACCATCGACGGCGTCGAGCACCAGCCCGGTGAGTTCGTCGACAACGTCTGCGCCGATTACGGCGGCGCCGCAAGCCCCGTCAAGGGGATGGATCTGAGCGGTTGCGCCGGATACTCCGTCCAGCTCAACTACAGTCAGACGATGAGTGCCGATCGTGCAAAACAGCTCATGGAACGCGGTTACGGCTGGATCATGTGGTTCGCCTTCGATCCTTCGGGAACGGGAACCGTCGGCAACAACCGCACCCACTCGCTGCAGCAGTTCCGCAACATGGCCCAGGGCTGCTACGGCCAGAGCGTGCTGGATCCCAAGAACGTCTACAACAAGCTGGGCGAGGGCAGCTACGACCCCACCCCGCACCCGATCAACTGA
- a CDS encoding LamG-like jellyroll fold domain-containing protein, producing MKLNQLFVFAASALLFCGACNNSDKDVTPQPVEDAISINPQKTTVGSKGGEVPVLVTSSGVWTLKGETNEYVTPSASEGKDGDVVTFTVKANEQEVDQIFSYTFTCGTKSAPLQITLKKMASQSEEQLEIFYPEGSNLLSHEGGKVTVLVTSSGNWTLEGESDFVTPSATSGEDGAEVIFDVKANETEQEKVADYTFKMGGKTVAFRITVQGVEPELIEITSKSEMKLAYTADDRVAVELKTNVDSRDLKAEITGADDGWLTWSIARPAEDGSENKVTAYFAVLQNDGDAPREATVKIKGLKSGEATLKITQTVKPQLATEKPAYFLGVDAQKLDIPVTTNLEFDVALSESGNGWLTFDGYTEGALHFSVAALTEGAARECEVTLTEKNAPDNAKPQVVTVKVTQKPKGLIECVADMRKSRTYFSTLKNSSALNNLKDAGTMEALVNIQEERKSGSLSTIMGIEGKFLLRMGDVGVAWNQLQLATYKGNKTDAALTLDKMDHWYHIAVVWSGINVYFYIDGELAYQDFLSLYNGLNLGVTYSGYESEYSRAFWIGYSYNADRYFPGYMSEVRIWNRALSKEEINSENHFYSVPVDSEGLVGYWKLNEGSGYTVIDSSPSGNNMVGEHDVRTQGNNQVGTKGLNYVEMSLP from the coding sequence ATGAAACTGAACCAATTGTTTGTTTTCGCAGCTTCGGCACTCCTCTTCTGCGGAGCCTGCAACAACAGCGACAAAGATGTGACTCCTCAACCCGTTGAGGATGCCATCTCGATCAATCCCCAGAAAACCACCGTCGGCAGCAAGGGCGGTGAGGTCCCCGTTCTGGTGACCAGTTCGGGGGTCTGGACCCTCAAGGGGGAGACGAATGAGTATGTGACCCCCTCGGCCTCTGAAGGCAAGGACGGCGACGTGGTGACCTTCACCGTGAAGGCCAACGAGCAGGAGGTGGATCAGATCTTCAGCTATACCTTCACCTGCGGTACGAAGAGCGCCCCCCTGCAGATTACCCTCAAGAAGATGGCCTCGCAGAGCGAGGAGCAGCTCGAGATCTTCTATCCCGAAGGCTCGAACCTGCTCTCTCACGAGGGCGGCAAGGTGACGGTGCTGGTCACCAGCTCCGGAAACTGGACGCTGGAGGGTGAGTCGGACTTCGTGACTCCTTCGGCCACGAGCGGTGAGGATGGCGCCGAGGTGATCTTCGACGTCAAGGCCAACGAGACCGAACAGGAGAAGGTGGCCGACTACACCTTCAAGATGGGTGGCAAGACGGTGGCTTTCCGTATTACGGTGCAGGGCGTCGAGCCCGAGCTGATCGAGATCACGTCGAAAAGCGAGATGAAGCTGGCCTATACGGCCGATGACCGGGTAGCCGTGGAGCTGAAGACCAATGTTGACAGCCGCGACCTGAAGGCCGAAATCACGGGCGCCGACGACGGATGGCTGACCTGGTCGATCGCCCGTCCGGCAGAGGATGGCTCGGAAAACAAGGTGACGGCCTATTTTGCCGTGCTCCAGAACGATGGCGATGCCCCGCGTGAGGCTACCGTCAAGATCAAGGGGCTGAAGAGCGGTGAGGCCACCCTGAAGATTACCCAGACGGTCAAACCGCAGCTGGCAACCGAAAAACCGGCCTACTTCCTGGGTGTCGATGCCCAGAAGCTGGACATCCCCGTGACGACGAACCTCGAGTTCGATGTCGCGCTCAGTGAGTCGGGCAACGGCTGGCTGACCTTCGACGGCTATACGGAGGGTGCGCTGCACTTCTCGGTTGCGGCCCTCACCGAAGGCGCTGCCCGCGAGTGCGAGGTGACGCTGACCGAAAAGAATGCGCCGGACAATGCCAAACCGCAGGTGGTGACGGTCAAGGTGACCCAGAAGCCCAAGGGTCTGATCGAGTGCGTGGCCGACATGCGCAAGTCGCGTACCTATTTCTCGACGCTGAAGAACTCCTCGGCGCTGAACAACCTCAAGGATGCGGGTACGATGGAGGCATTGGTCAACATCCAGGAGGAGCGCAAGTCCGGAAGCCTCTCCACCATCATGGGTATCGAGGGCAAGTTCCTGCTGCGTATGGGTGACGTCGGCGTGGCCTGGAATCAGCTGCAGCTGGCCACCTACAAAGGCAACAAGACCGATGCGGCCCTGACGCTTGACAAAATGGATCACTGGTACCACATCGCCGTCGTATGGAGCGGCATCAACGTCTACTTCTACATCGACGGTGAACTGGCCTATCAAGACTTCCTCTCGCTCTACAACGGGCTGAATCTGGGCGTTACCTATAGCGGTTACGAGAGCGAATACAGCCGGGCCTTCTGGATCGGATATTCGTACAATGCGGATCGTTACTTCCCTGGATACATGTCCGAGGTCCGCATCTGGAATCGCGCCCTCTCGAAGGAGGAGATCAACTCCGAGAATCACTTCTATTCGGTTCCGGTTGACTCCGAAGGTCTGGTGGGCTACTGGAAACTCAACGAAGGTTCGGGCTACACGGTGATCGACTCCTCACCCTCGGGCAACAACATGGTGGGTGAGCACGATGTCCGCACGCAGGGCAACAACCAGGTCGGAACCAAAGGCCTGAACTACGTGGAGATGAGTCTGCCCTGA